From Xenopus tropicalis strain Nigerian chromosome 3, UCB_Xtro_10.0, whole genome shotgun sequence, the proteins below share one genomic window:
- the nipal4 gene encoding magnesium transporter NIPA4 produces the protein MALPSEHGCVNGSLLALSCPSRQVLCQIVGDIDLSISIYQNLTLATGLLPTVTQNYDFLIGLLLAVLSSLLIGSSVILKKKGLLRLCRHGGTRAGAGGHGYLKDWMWWAGLLTMGGGEAANFAAYAFAPATIVTPLGALSVLISAVLSSYLLGERLNLLGKLGCTLSVLGSTVMVIHAPEEQAVTTLADMTLKLQDPGFIAYISLMLVCCLVLIFLLSPRYGHTNILIYLAICSLLGAFSVSSVKGLGIAVKGLIIGQPVITHPLPWILIPILILSVITQVNYLNKSLDVFNTSLVFPIYYVLFTSVVIATSLILFKEWVSMSALDGVGAVCGFLIIIMGVFMLHAFKDLDLSLQSLQQQLQTRPPLPPLRFSSKEDKITLIDNMEIESIDSKPKVFVIYT, from the exons ATGGCTCTCCCGTCAGAACATGGCTGTGTCAATG GCTCTCTACTTGCATTAAGTTGCCCATCACGCCAGGTGCTGTGCCAGATCGTGGGGGACATTGACCTCTCCATATCCATCTATCAGAACCTGACGCTGGCCACTGGCTTGTTGCCCACCGTAACTCAAAACTATGACTTCCTTATTGGTTTGCTGTTGGCTGTGCTGTCCAGCCTCCTTATTGGCAGCAGCGTCATCCTCAAAAAGAAAGGGCTCCTCCGCCTGTGTCGCCACGGTGGGACTCGTGCAG GTGCTGGTGGACATGGGTATCTGAAAGACTGGATGTGGTGGGCTGGACTATTAACAA tGGGAGGAGGCGAAGCTGCCAATTTTGCTGCTTATGCATTTGCACCGGCCACCATTGTCACTCCCCTGGGGGCGCTCAGTGTCCTAATCAG CGCTGTGCTGTCCTCTTACCTGCTCGGAGAGCGCCTGAATCTCTTAGGGAAGCTGGGCTGTACCCTCAGTGTCCTAGGAAGCACTGTCATGGTCATCCATGCCCCTGAGGAGCAAGCGGTTACCACCTTAGCAGACATGACCCTCAAACTGCAGGATCCAG GTTTCATAGCTTATATCAGTCTCATGCTGGTCTGCTGTTTGGTTTTGATCTTCCTCCTTTCCCCTCGTTATGGCCACACCAACATCCTTATCTACCTGGCTATCTGCTCGCTTTTGGGTGCCTTCTCAGTGTCTTCGGTGAAAGGTTTGGGAATTGCAGTAAAGGGCCTGATCATTGGACAGCCTGTTATCACACACCCTCTGCCCTGGATCCTTATACCTATCTTGATCTTATCGGTTATTACCCAAGTCAACTACCTTAACAAGTCTTTGGACGTATTCAACACCTCCTTAGTTTTCCCTATCTACTATGTGCTGTTCACAAGTGTGGTTATAGCTACCTCCCTTATCCTCTTCAAGGAATGGGTGTCCATGTCTGCACTGGATGGAGTTGGAGCAGTCTGCGGCTTTCTCATCATCATTATGGGGGTCTTCATGTTGCACGCTTTTAAGGACCTAGACCTCAGTCTGCAAAGTCTTCAGCAACAACTACAGACACGTCCCCCATTACCTCCTCTCCGCTTCTCCTCAAAGGAGGACAAGATTACGTTGATAGACAATATGGAGATAGAGTCCATAGACAGCAAACCCAAGGTCTTCGTCATTTACACTTGA
- the nipal4 gene encoding magnesium transporter NIPA4 isoform X1 encodes MALPSEHGCVNGSLLALSCPSRQVLCQIVGDIDLSISIYQNLTLATGLLPTVTQNYDFLIGLLLAVLSSLLIGSSVILKKKGLLRLCRHGGTRAVGGGEAANFAAYAFAPATIVTPLGALSVLISAVLSSYLLGERLNLLGKLGCTLSVLGSTVMVIHAPEEQAVTTLADMTLKLQDPGFIAYISLMLVCCLVLIFLLSPRYGHTNILIYLAICSLLGAFSVSSVKGLGIAVKGLIIGQPVITHPLPWILIPILILSVITQVNYLNKSLDVFNTSLVFPIYYVLFTSVVIATSLILFKEWVSMSALDGVGAVCGFLIIIMGVFMLHAFKDLDLSLQSLQQQLQTRPPLPPLRFSSKEDKITLIDNMEIESIDSKPKVFVIYT; translated from the exons ATGGCTCTCCCGTCAGAACATGGCTGTGTCAATG GCTCTCTACTTGCATTAAGTTGCCCATCACGCCAGGTGCTGTGCCAGATCGTGGGGGACATTGACCTCTCCATATCCATCTATCAGAACCTGACGCTGGCCACTGGCTTGTTGCCCACCGTAACTCAAAACTATGACTTCCTTATTGGTTTGCTGTTGGCTGTGCTGTCCAGCCTCCTTATTGGCAGCAGCGTCATCCTCAAAAAGAAAGGGCTCCTCCGCCTGTGTCGCCACGGTGGGACTCGTGCAG tGGGAGGAGGCGAAGCTGCCAATTTTGCTGCTTATGCATTTGCACCGGCCACCATTGTCACTCCCCTGGGGGCGCTCAGTGTCCTAATCAG CGCTGTGCTGTCCTCTTACCTGCTCGGAGAGCGCCTGAATCTCTTAGGGAAGCTGGGCTGTACCCTCAGTGTCCTAGGAAGCACTGTCATGGTCATCCATGCCCCTGAGGAGCAAGCGGTTACCACCTTAGCAGACATGACCCTCAAACTGCAGGATCCAG GTTTCATAGCTTATATCAGTCTCATGCTGGTCTGCTGTTTGGTTTTGATCTTCCTCCTTTCCCCTCGTTATGGCCACACCAACATCCTTATCTACCTGGCTATCTGCTCGCTTTTGGGTGCCTTCTCAGTGTCTTCGGTGAAAGGTTTGGGAATTGCAGTAAAGGGCCTGATCATTGGACAGCCTGTTATCACACACCCTCTGCCCTGGATCCTTATACCTATCTTGATCTTATCGGTTATTACCCAAGTCAACTACCTTAACAAGTCTTTGGACGTATTCAACACCTCCTTAGTTTTCCCTATCTACTATGTGCTGTTCACAAGTGTGGTTATAGCTACCTCCCTTATCCTCTTCAAGGAATGGGTGTCCATGTCTGCACTGGATGGAGTTGGAGCAGTCTGCGGCTTTCTCATCATCATTATGGGGGTCTTCATGTTGCACGCTTTTAAGGACCTAGACCTCAGTCTGCAAAGTCTTCAGCAACAACTACAGACACGTCCCCCATTACCTCCTCTCCGCTTCTCCTCAAAGGAGGACAAGATTACGTTGATAGACAATATGGAGATAGAGTCCATAGACAGCAAACCCAAGGTCTTCGTCATTTACACTTGA